TCAATGCAAAAATAAAAGCTTTTAGGTCTGCTTTTAGAGGAGTTAGAAATGTAAGTTTTTTCTTGTTCAGATTAGCAAATATTTATGCTTAGAAATTTGCAGCCCCCAACTTTTCCGCTTGATCCATTTTATTTCTTCCGTTAACGCAAATGATTACAGAACTGCTCAAAGAGTGGCGATTAATAAATATTAAATCCTAAATACTTTTCCATAAAAAACGCCTCGGCAAATACCCGGAATTTTTAAAGAGAAATTTAAAAATATTGATCCGTTTTTTTCTCTGTCATTCTTTTTCGGATCAAGCCTATTTTTCCTTTCACAAACAAATTTATTGATCCTTTAAGGATTTAGAGTTTTTTATAGGCATTAATATACAGTTAATTTAAGATAAAAAGCAATTAATAGAATAAATATTTATTGACATTTTAATAATTTAAATGTAATATTGTCCCCTAAAAAAATAAAAACCTAATTATGAAGAAAACAAATTACTTTAAAATTGCGGCATTTTCGGCAGTCTTTATTTTAGCTTCTCAAGGGGTATTTTCGCAAGAAAGAACTGCCTCACGATCTGAATCAAAAGGTGATGTGAAAATTGAAGATCGCCTGGCTTATACTTCTGATGATGAAGTAAAACAATTTATGAAAGAGGTAATAGCCTCAGATTTACCAGCAGATTATAAAGTTCCTGCTTATGTGAAAAATGCTAAAAGTATGCAAGATGCTTCTAAAGCAGTGGGAGCCTATTTTCCGGAGTTTTACGGAAAGTATAGTAATGAACTGCTATTGGCTATTCGCAGAAATCCGGCTAGATACAAACAAATGATGTTTGATTCTAAAGCCATCAGAAATCAATTTCCGTTAAATTAAATCTATAAAAGAAAAAGATATGAAATTTTTATTAAAACTTATATTGCCTGTCCTTCTTTTAGGAGGATTTAATGCAATGGCGCAGCCATTTTGTGACCAGCCACAATCTGGCCCTGGCTTTTCAACTTCACCTTCTTGTGAAAGTTCTATTTGTGCTTCTGATCCTTATTGCTGTAATACTCAATGGGATGGTATTTGTGCTTCATCAGCTACAACCAATGCAAATTGCACAACGTGTCTATCTACCTACCAACCTCCATGTTCTACACCTCCCGCTATTATAAGTAACTTTGTTATAACACTTACAGCTGGGGGTTTTCAAGATGAAATCGGATGGAATTTTGCTGATGGCAGTAGTACAATTTTGGTATCGGGAGGCCCAAATACTGCAGGAACTTATAACGTATCCAGTGGAAGCGGCCCCTTTAGCTTTTCTTTAGAAACTCAGGGAAGTTGGAACGATAATGTAATAAGTTATGAGATAAGCTGTAATGGAACTGTTGTTTTATCAGGAACTATGGTGGGAGGAAATGCTAATACATTTTCTGTGCCTTCCTGCACTAACTTGCCTGCAGCAGCAGTTCAATGTGGTGGCTCGGTTACTGCACCAACTGCACAAAGTGCTTGCTACGGAACAATAACAGGTACTACAAGCAATGCTACTACTTTTACATCAGTGGGTTCATATACTATAAACTGGACTTTTAATGATGGCGCCAGTGGTGTTTCTAACTATCCTCAAACAGTGACGGTTACTGATAATACCGCCCCGGTTGCGGATGTTGCTACTTTAACAACAATTACTGCTCTGTGTGAGGTTACTGCACTTACTGCGCCAACAGCAACTGATAACTGCGATGGTTCAATCACAGCTACGCATAATGCTACTTTACCAATTAGCAGCAATACTACCATTACCTGGACGTACACAGATGCCAGCACTAACTCATCAACTCAAACCCAGGACGTAGTTATTAATGATAACACTGCTCCAATTGAGGATGTTTCTACTTTAACAACAATTACTTCTCAGTGTGCTGTTACTGCACTTACCGCACCAACAGCAACTGATAATTGCACTGGTTCAATCACAGGTACGCATAATGCTACTTTACCAATTAGCAGCAACACTACCATTATCTGGACGTACACAGATGCAAATGGTAACAGCGCAACTCAAACCCAGGACGTAGTTATTAATGATAACATTGCCCCGGTTGAGGATGCTGCTACTTTAACAACCATTACTGCTCAATGTGAGGTTACTGCACTTACTGGCCCAACAGCAACTGATAACTGCGATGGCCCAATCACAGGTATGCATAATGCTACTTTACCAATTAGCAGCAATACCACCATTATCTGGACTTATACAGATGCAAACGGTAACAGTGCAACTCAAACCCAGGAGGTAGTTATTAATGATAACATTGCCCCGGTTGAGGATGTTGCTACTTTAACAACCATTACTGCTCTGTGTGAGGTTACTGCACTTACTGCGCCAACAGCAACTGATAACTGCGATGGTTCAATTACGGGTATGCATAACGCTACTTTACCAATTAGCAGCAACACCACCATTACCTGGTCTTATGAGGATGCTAACGGTAACATAACAACCCAAACACAGGATGTGGTTATAAATGATAACATTGCTCCGGTTGAGGATGTTGCTACTTTAACAACCATTACTGCTCAGTGCGAAGTTACTTCACTTACTGCTCCAACTGCTACTGATAATTGCACTGGTTCAATCGCAGGTACGCATAATGCTACTTTACCAATTAGCAGCAACACCACCATTACCTGGTCTTATGAGGATGCTAATGGTAATATAACAACTCAAACCCAGGATGTAGTTATGAATGATGACATTGCTCCTGTAGCTGATGTTGCTTCGTTGCCAACTATTAATTCTTCATGTGAGGTTACTTCACTAACAGCACAAACAGCAACTGATAATTGCGATGGTTCAATTACAGGTACGCATGATGCTACTTTACCTATTAGCGGAACTACAGGACCTACAACTGTTACCTGGACCTATACAGATGCAAATGGAAATACATCAACACAAACTCAGGATGTGATTATTAACATGGTAAGTGTTAATGTTGTAGTTGATGCAACTGGTAGCGAGCTTACTGCCGATTATACTGTATCAGGTGCTACTTACCAGTGGTATAATTGTACAACTCAGCAACCAATAGCAGGAGAAGTTGGTGTTTCTTATGTTCCAACAACAAACGGTAATTATTCTGTTGAAGTAATAGACGGAAACTGTATCTTTATGTCGAATTGTGAACTTATATCTACAGTAAGTATTAAAGAAACTGCAGCAAACAATTTATTCAGAATTTTTCCAAATCCAAACAACGGAAACTTTACAATAGAAACCGGGACTGCGGTTATAATTGAAATGGTTAACGCTGTTGGTCAGGTGGTTTTAAATAAATCATTTACTGCAGGAGTAAACCAGATTAACATTGAAAATGTAAGCAGCGGATTATATTTAATTTCTTCTGTTGATACAAATGGAAACAGAACTGCCCAAAGAGTAGTGATTAATAAATAAAGTTAAAGTTTCTCTTAAAAAAGCCCGGGCATTTGCCCGGGCTTTTTTTATGGAGTTTTGATTTTTTTTCCTATACGAAGGCAATAAAGCACGGACTATTCAAAATGTAACAAGCCCGTACTTTTAGCTATGAAATGTTAGCAACTGTTTTTATTATTCAACAATTAATTTCACCACCCTTATAACTGTCTTTTCTGATTAAATATTTTTTAAATATATAAGGCAGAATAAAGATCATTCGTATTAATCACTTTTTTAATTCTTTCAATTATCCTTTATTTCAATTCATCCCTCAAAAGACTAAAAAGTTTGAAATAAAAATATTTATTTTCTTAATTACCAACTCTGATTTAATTTCCTTTTCGCACCGGATTAGTGTATATAATTAAATCTAAATAGGTTTCATACACTGGGGTGGAGCAAAAGAATTCCAGGTTCCACATTAAGCACTGCCCTTTGGCTTGCGCTTCATCTTAGCGCCCAAAGAGCTTCAACTTAGCTCGGACAGGGTCGTTTTCAAAAAAGGCGAAATAGTTTTAGACGCAAATAATATTTGCACAAATAGTTATTTCATTAACAATGGAAGAATCAAAACTTAAATCCTTTGACTTTATAGTCATAAATAACAAGCAGATCCTGATAAAAAACAATGACCTGAAAGTTGCTGATTTATTTAAACGTTTGAATTTACCTTTCGGAAACAATATAGGTTTATCCAAATATATTTTTTGCATGTATGCTTTCATTTACTATGCCTAAGAAAAATTCAAAAGTGCATATTTACACTAATCAAAAAAGCCTTTCAAAGAAAAAAGATCTTTACCCTTCCAATACGGGAAAGACAAAAGTTTATCAACCAATTTAGTATTAATTTAAATGTATTAAATTACTACAAAACACTTGTGTAACGAATTATTACAGAATGCAAAAAAACGGCTTAAAACAGCATACTTTTTTTGTTTGTACTTTCGTGGGGGACAAATAATTCAAATTCCATGAAACTACTTTTTATTTTCTTTTTTCTCTTTACTGGTTCTGTTTCGGCACAGCTTCAGGTTGAATCATTCAGAAATGACCTGAATCAAAACAATGATGCTGCAGTAATACAAGCATCAATGGATGCTTTGGCAAACCAAGGCCATGGGTCTTTGAGTTTTGATGGTTCCAGAACATATAAAATAAACAGAAGTATAGAACTTCCCCGCTATACTGGGGAGGGCAGAAAAATTTATGTAATTAATGGAAATGGAGCAATAATACTTGCAGGCAGTGATACCCTAAATATATTTAACCGAATTCCCCAGAATCAGAAAGAGGCCTTGGGCAAAATGATTGGAACAAGGTTTATCATACAGGATTTATCATTTATAGGTGGTGCAAAGGGCATTAATTTAGGAGGCACATTAGGTTCTTCCATTTTACGCTGCAATTTTACCAATATCCGTATTGCTGCAATTGATATACAATTTGGACTACAAACTGTAATTAGCCATTGCTATGCCACCAATTGTTTTGAAGATAATTTCATTTTGCGAACAGGGGAAGATTGGGGAGGAAATTCAAATAATTCACAAAGCAATCATTCTGTAATTGAATATTCAAGGGTGTATGCAAGGAAAGAATCAAAAACAGGATATAAAATTTTAGGTTCTGGAGGAATTGTTTTAAGGGATATTATTTCTGAGGGGAGCCATGAAATTGATTATGCAATTTTTGCTGACAGATTGAAAAGTACAACTGTAAGGTATTTCAAAATTGAAAACCTTCACCTGGAACATGCACCTTTAAAAGCAGGCATTTATTTAAGTATTACCGGAAACACTGAAATTAACGGGATTTTTTATCAGCATGCCCGAAAAGTTGGTGAATTTACATTGATTCATGCAGGTGAAGGTTCAGGATTAATAAATGTTGCTAGTATTCCCCATTTTGTTACTGGCACAGTTATGCGCTTAGAAAGCCCAGGATGTGGTTTTTGGAACCTAAATTTCAGCGCAAAGGAATTTTATTTGAAAGAGAACTGGAGAATCAAAAAAGCCGATGATACTTATGAATCCAAACTACCCTTTTATTTCTCTGGTCAAGGAGGAGGAGCTCAGGTAAAGATAAAATATTGACTTTATTGATTAGAATAATTTAAAACCAAAAATTCAAAGAAACATTACTGAAACATTTATTTAATGGGATTGAATCCATTAAAGATTTCAATTATTTTATTTTTCCAGCTACTAATTTTCCAGCTAAATAACTCATGGGAATATAAGCCACTGTTAAATCTAAAACCGCAAACCACAAAGGGGAGGGAAGCATTAAAACACTGGCATTTCCTCCTATTAGGAAAAACACTCCTACAGCAAGCGCAAATTTCATTTTATGACTTGCTGCTATTAAAGCTGCAAGAAAAGCACCGACAAAAGTTCCTAAAGCATGGGCTAAAAAAGGAAAAATAAAATGTTTTAATTCAAATAATTGCATGGTAGCTTTTAATCCTTCCATTGTAGTAATATCAGCTGCTTCGGGAGGAGGAATAATTGAACCACTAAGCTTAATAATTCCCATATTCACTATACTGCCAAAAATAATACCTGATACGATGGCCGCAATGTTTTTAAGTATTGGATTAATTTTCTATAGTTTGAGTTTACTTCTTTTCTTTTTATTGATCCTTGAAATGAATTATAGCAGCGAAGTTAGCTGAATATACGGAAGTTGCAAATAACAGCAGAAATGAAAGCCAAAGATATAAAGGTTAATAAATAAAAAGTAGCAAGATTTGGTTATCGCTTGGTTTGCTGCAAGGGTAACTAAAAGTTACCAGCCAGGTGCTACACTAAGGTTATTTGACTTAAAATGAGCATAGTTAAAACCAATAAAAAAAATTAAAACCATTCTGATTCAGACTTAAAGGAACAAATTAAATCGATCGAAATCAATTTAAAAACAACAGATACAAAGCTTAGGGAATTCTGATTAAAATCATAAGTAATTGTTCTAAATATTTCTTAATTTGCGGTAAAATTTTAAGTTAGGATCCATGAAACACTCAAAAATTATTTTAATCCTGGTTTTTCTCAATATAATTGCAGTTAAAACCATTTTAGGCCAGGGAATTAAATTTCCTGTAAATGACACCGTAAAATACATTATAAAAAATGAACCATTGCGGTTCTTTGGAGGTACTTTCTGGACAGGAATTGAAATTCCCATTCAAAATAAAAATTCAGTCTATTTCGCTGGAATAGTGACTTATGGTTCACCGGTAAATAATAACAAGCATTTAGCCGGATGGGGTGCAGAGGTGCAATACAGAAACTATCTGGGAAAAGGTACTTTCTCCACCAATTTCCCAATATACCTTGCCCCCCAGTTGATGTACAGGAGAACTGAAGAATACACACTTCTACAGGTGTACCAAACCATTTACAATGAGTACGGGGGTTACATCGATTACAACAACCCAACATTTATTGAAACCAAAAAGTTTTCCAATGTTTTTTATGGAGGCTTATTGTTAGGCGGACAAATTTTTATTAATCATATGTTTACTGTGGATGTAAATTTTGGGGGTGGTTTAAGATTAGTTCAAATTGATGGGGAAAGCGGCTTTTCAAAATATAAAAGCATAACCTCCCTTGATTATTCAGGCGTTGTGCCCCGTGCAAGTATAATAATTGGTATTATCCGGAATTAATGCGTTTACATTTTCTTGTTTTCTTTTTTGTTGCTTTTTTGCCATTGAAAATCAAGGCACAGGAATTTGATACGCTAAAGCCAAAGGAAGAAATAAAAAGTTTATATAAATTAGACCTTGTACGAACTGTGCAGGGCACCATGCAATTGTCGCGTGAGGCAGCAATGAAAAACAACTGGACTTATCAAATTGGTTTGATGGGGACTTACGCCTCAACACGCGGGTTGGCAAAGCCTTATTTAGAGGCCCAGGATTTTTCTTATACTGATGCACAAAACTTTACCTATTATCTTGATAATGTTGAAGCCAGGGGTTATGGAATTAATTTGCAATTCAGGAAGTACCTTGGGAAAAATGCTGAAGAATTTAAAGGCTTTTATGCTTCTCCTGAACTTTTTTTCAGACAATTATCCATTTCCTCTTTGATATTCGATAATTCAGTAAATGAACAAAAAGAAATTAAAAGAAATTTATACCTGGGATATGCTGGCTATATGCTAGGTTTTCAGAAAATAATTTTAAAAGTGGTTAGCCTTGACCTTTATTTTGGTGGTGGCTTTTTTTACAGCCAGTATGATGATTCTTCTTCCCCTACCCGCTTTCGAAAAAGTTATCAAGTGGATTATACCGGGTTTTACTTAAATTCAGGAGTTTTGATTGGGGTTGTAAAATAATTTTAGTTAAGGAATTACGTAATTCAAGTTATGTTTATCTTTGAATAAATAAATTATATTACTATACAACCAAGAATGAAAAAATTATTTTTTTGCATCTTTTTTTTCCTGTTGTTGACTCATGTACAAGCGCAAAACGGCCAAACCTGGATGTTTGGACCAATGGTACATGTTAATTTTGGTGGCGAAAAAACCAGTGTTTCCTATGCCCTTGAATTTTCCTATTGGAATTACAGAAGTTTCCCCTACAGTTTTGATTTTGCTTTTGAACTAGAAAAAGGAAAAATGCGCATTTACAGTGAGGCCCAAACAGGAGTTGGTTTTGCAGGTATTGCTGCAGGCCCTGTTTTGGAATATTCTTCAATCGCACAGAAGTTAAATCTTGGATTTCAGGGATCTGTATGGGGAAATTACTTTTGGGGTTTTGATATGCGGGTAAGAAATGTTGGCGGGGAAACTTATTTCTCACCAGGAACTTATTTGAAACTTCCAACGGCTATTTTTACCAGCGAATTTTACGAAAACAACAACAGTTCCGGATGGGATTGGGATTAAATGAAAAGGGTTAATTAAAGCAATACTGCGAACAAATTTTTATTTTCAAGGTTTTATTTTTTCAACCTCAATCCAACCTTCATTTGGATGATACATTAAACAAACAATCTCATCCATTGCTGAACCCCTGCATACTTTAATTTTTTTGAACGTTGCAATTACCACATCTCCATCATTAAATGGAGAAACTTTCTCAAGATTACACACATGGTAATCTTTTCCTTGAAATTGAAGGTAAGTTCCTGTACAGTCTCTTACAACTTTTACTGTTTGATTTCTTTCTTTGCTGCATGCAAACAGTGTAACAAAGCAAACAAAAATTGTAAGGCAAATTATCTTTCTCATTTAATTCTATTTAACTTTATATTTCACTTTTATAAGAGTTTCATGTGAAGATAACTAAAATAAAAGCAATGTAAGGTTTGACACTTGTAGAATCTATTTCTGAATTAATAAGAAATCCATAATCCAAAGGCTGCATAATGAAAAAAAGAAAAAGTATACACGCTTTTATTGTCTGCACCACCTTCTAAGAATCGGTATCCTGCTTTAATCCACACATGTTTGTATATTTTTTGGTTGTAGAAAAAGGCAACATCTAACGCCCTTCCTTGAGGAGAAGCTAATGCATCACCATCTATGGTAAGGGAAATGTTTTCAACGGGCATCCAAGCGCCATAAAAATTTATTAATGGAACCACTCCCAAATCAGAGGATACTGCTTTTTTATCATCC
The sequence above is a segment of the Bacteroidota bacterium genome. Coding sequences within it:
- a CDS encoding T9SS type A sorting domain-containing protein gives rise to the protein MKFLLKLILPVLLLGGFNAMAQPFCDQPQSGPGFSTSPSCESSICASDPYCCNTQWDGICASSATTNANCTTCLSTYQPPCSTPPAIISNFVITLTAGGFQDEIGWNFADGSSTILVSGGPNTAGTYNVSSGSGPFSFSLETQGSWNDNVISYEISCNGTVVLSGTMVGGNANTFSVPSCTNLPAAAVQCGGSVTAPTAQSACYGTITGTTSNATTFTSVGSYTINWTFNDGASGVSNYPQTVTVTDNTAPVADVATLTTITALCEVTALTAPTATDNCDGSITATHNATLPISSNTTITWTYTDASTNSSTQTQDVVINDNTAPIEDVSTLTTITSQCAVTALTAPTATDNCTGSITGTHNATLPISSNTTIIWTYTDANGNSATQTQDVVINDNIAPVEDAATLTTITAQCEVTALTGPTATDNCDGPITGMHNATLPISSNTTIIWTYTDANGNSATQTQEVVINDNIAPVEDVATLTTITALCEVTALTAPTATDNCDGSITGMHNATLPISSNTTITWSYEDANGNITTQTQDVVINDNIAPVEDVATLTTITAQCEVTSLTAPTATDNCTGSIAGTHNATLPISSNTTITWSYEDANGNITTQTQDVVMNDDIAPVADVASLPTINSSCEVTSLTAQTATDNCDGSITGTHDATLPISGTTGPTTVTWTYTDANGNTSTQTQDVIINMVSVNVVVDATGSELTADYTVSGATYQWYNCTTQQPIAGEVGVSYVPTTNGNYSVEVIDGNCIFMSNCELISTVSIKETAANNLFRIFPNPNNGNFTIETGTAVIIEMVNAVGQVVLNKSFTAGVNQINIENVSSGLYLISSVDTNGNRTAQRVVINK
- a CDS encoding DUF3575 domain-containing protein, which translates into the protein MRLHFLVFFFVAFLPLKIKAQEFDTLKPKEEIKSLYKLDLVRTVQGTMQLSREAAMKNNWTYQIGLMGTYASTRGLAKPYLEAQDFSYTDAQNFTYYLDNVEARGYGINLQFRKYLGKNAEEFKGFYASPELFFRQLSISSLIFDNSVNEQKEIKRNLYLGYAGYMLGFQKIILKVVSLDLYFGGGFFYSQYDDSSSPTRFRKSYQVDYTGFYLNSGVLIGVVK